ATAGAGATATGTCAGAATACTTACCAAATGAGAGAGTAAAAGATATTATGATGATGTTTCAAAATTCTGATGCTCAATTTTGTATGGAAAAAGTAAAGGATGAGATTATTTTTTGTCTTGAGAATATAGAGTGTCCAGTTGAAAAGATGGATGAGTTAGTAGATAGAGTATTAACTGAGATGGATATTTTATATTTAAAAGATAGAAATCTTTCTTCATTGTCAGGGGGAGAAAAGCAAAAAGTTGCATTAGCAATTATTTTAGCTATCTCTCCTAAGATAATTATATTGGATGAACCATTTGCTAATGTAGATTATGAAAGTAGCCAAGAGATAATAAAAAAATTAAAAAGATTAAATGAAGAGAGTAAAACTACAATTATAGCCATAGATCATAGAATTAGTTTATGGAAAGATATAGATTATGAGTTTTTATATTTAGGAAAAGGTTGTAAATTTTTAGATGATACTTCATATTTTGAACTTGAAGATAGTGAGGAAATTAAAGAAAACAGAGAGAGTCTAAAAGATAAAGAAGTTGTGTTAGAATTAGAAAATATTTCAATAGGGTATGGAGAGAAAAATTTATTGGAAAACTGTTCTTTAATAGCTAAAGAAGGAGAAATTATCTCTTTAATTGGTAAAAGTGGAGCAGGTAAAAGTTCTCTTTTATTGAATATTGCTAGATTAACAAAGATAAAAAATGGAACTATTAAATTTTTAGGTAAAGATATAAAAAAATGGAAAACAAAGGAGATATTGAAAAATATAGGAATAGTTTTTCAAAATCCTCAAAATCAATTTATTACTTATAAAGTAATAGATGAATTGATTTTTAGTATGAAGCAAAATGAAAAAGATGAGAAAAAATTATTAGAAAAAGCTGAAGAGTTATTGAAACAATTTAATCTTTATGAGTATAGAAATTATTCTCCTTTTTCTTTGAGCCAAGGACAACAAAGAAAAGTGGCAGTACTATCTATGTTAGCAGGAGATCAAAAGATACTTTTATGTGATGAACCAACTTATGGACAGGATAATAGAACAAGTAGAGAGATAATGGAGTTTTTAAAGAAAAGGGCTAATGAGGGATTGACGATAATAATTGTATCTCATGATAGAAACTTAGTGTATGAATATTCAGACTCTATTTATGAAGTTACTGAAGAAAAAGAGTTAAGGAGAGTGAGATAAAAATGTTAAAATTAAACCCTGCTTATAAGGGATTAACACTATTTTTAATCTCTTTAATACTCTCTTTTGAGTACAATTATTATTTTAACTTTGGAATTTTTCTAGTTATGATTTTGTTGATGTTAATTAATAAAGTTAGTATAAAAAAGATAATTCTGGCTTTTTTACCAGTTATATTTTTAGCAGTGGGGGTATTTTTTACAGGCTTTCTACATAGTGGTGAAAGTACAGATGTAACCTCTCTTACTAAGATAGTAGTTGTAATAGGAGATGCTGAAACTGGAATGCAACTAGCAATGAGAATAATGGCTTTTGCTAGTATCGGTTTATTTTTTGTATTTACAACAGATCCTAGATTATTTATTTTAAGCTTAAATCAACAATTTAAACTACCAAGAAACTTTGCTTATGGAATATTAGCTGCATATAGTTTTATTCCTATTGTTAAGCAAGAGTATCAAAATATGAGATTTGCATATAGAGCAAGAGGAGTTGAAAAAAATATTTTTATGCTTCCTATGCTTGTAACAGCTGTAAGATCATCTGAAAGTATAGCGATGGCTATGGAATCAAAGGGATTTAATTCAAGAGGAAATAGAAGTGAATACATAAAATTAAGTGTGAGTATTTGGGATTATATAACTCTTGTTGTAGGGACTTTAATTGTTTTAGTAGGAACAATTATTTTCTGATTTGAGTAAAAAAGTGAAAATTCCTTGTTGACAAAAAAGATGAGGTATGATATTATATTTAATGCGTGGAAGGTTATCCTAATTGGTAAGGAACCGGTCTTGAAAACCGGCGTCGCAAGACTTCAGAGTTCGAATCTCTGATCTTCCGCCAGATATGATGGTGAAGTGGCAGAGTGGCCTAATGCACTCCCCTGCTAAGGGAGAGTACCTATAAACGGTACCGAGAGTTCAAATCTCTCCTTCACCGCCATTTGATAATAATAGGTAGGTTAACTACCTTTTTTTTATATAAAATTGCACCTATAGCTCAATTGGATAGAGCGTCTGACTACGGATCAGAAGGTTAGGGGTTCGATTCCTCTTAGGTGCGCCATTTGGCTAAATTAAATATTTTAAGAATAGATAGTCGTTTCAAATTAATGAAACGACTTTTTTGTTTTTATGATATACTATATTCAAATAAAATAATTTTATTAGAACACTCTTAAAAATATAAAAAAACAATAAAAAATTAAATTTAGAAAAAATAGTTAGTTAAGAGGTGGATGTTATGAAGGAGACATATTTACAAAGTTATCTTATTGAGAATTATATATTTATTGCAATGGTAATTGGTACATTTTTTGTAGCCTCTATGAAGTCAGCAGTAGATAGATTTTTAAAAAGGCAACTTGTTATTAATATGTCTCTTCTTTTAATTCTATCAATAATAGAATTTTACTTAGATTATCATAAAAATCAAGTTTTAATAGGAAAAAATTTTATAATATTAAAATTGATTTATTATTCATTAAAACCTTTGATTATGGGGATAGTAGTAAGTGTAATGAAGCCTAAAAATAAACTTATTTATATTCCAGCAATCTTAAACTTTCTATTTTATTGTAGTTTAATTTTAAATAATAGGTTATTTTCTTTTGATATTTTAAATAGTTTTGGAAGTGAACTTTGGAAATATGGTTATATTGTTACTAATTGGATATATTGGATTATTTTGCTCTTTGTATTAGATTTAAAATTTTATAGAAATACAAAAGTAAATCCTCTTTCAGCTTTTTTTGCTATACTGTGGTTGATGAGTGCAAACATTATAGATGCCATAGGGGGAAAAATAGGAATAATGAACCATACTTATGCTGTAATTTTTTTATTTTACTATCTTGTAGTACATGTACAAATCTCTCAACAAATAAATGAGGAGAAGGAGATAAAATTAAAAGAGCAAAGAATGTCCTTGATGCTTTCACAGATACAACCTCATTTTCTTTATAATACATTGAATACTATAACAGCTCTTTGTAGAATAAATCCAAAATTAGCAGAGGAAACAACAATAAAATTTTCTAAATACTTGAGAGAAAATATGCATAATATGGGCAAAAATGATACTCAGCTTTTTTCTAAAGAATTGGAACATACAAATATATATCTTGATATAGAAAAACTAAGATTTGGTGACAGAGTAAAAGTTGAATATGATATAAAAACAGATGATTTTAACATGCCAACCCTTACTCTGCAACCAATAGTAGAGAATGCAGTAAAACATGGAATTTGTAATAAAGTTGAAGGTGGAACTATAAAGATTTCTACAGAGAAAAAAGGAAAAGATCATATAATAACAATTTCAGATAATGGAATAGGATTTGAGATGGGAAAAGCATTAAATGATGGTAGAACCCATGTGGGAATACAAAATGTAAAGGAGAGATTGAAAACTATTGTTGATGCAGAGCTTGAAATTACAAGTTTTATAGGGATAGGAACAGTTGTAAAGATTATTATTCCTGGAAAGAAAAAATATATGAGATTGGAGAGTGGAAAAAGACGTGAAATACTTAGTATTGGACGATGAGGTACTTGCAGGAGAATATTTAGCAACATTAATAAAAGAAGTTGATGAAAAAGCAAAAGTAATAGTAATAAATAATCCTATTAAAGCTTTAGAGATTATTAAAGAATCTTTTGATGTATGTTTTATTGATATACAGATGCCAGGATTAAATGGGATAGAGTTTGCAAATGAACTTAAAAAATTACATTCAAAAATTAATATAATATTTGTAACAGGATATTCAAACTATATGGGTGAAGCTTTTAAATTAGATGCAAGTGATTATATTATGAAACCAGCAAATGTAGAGCAAATACAACATGCACTTGAAAATCTTAGATATTCTGTATCTGAAAATATATCCCCAGAGAAAGAGAAAAGAATACAGATAACTTGTTTCGGAAATTTTGAAGTACTTATAGATGGAAATCCTGTAAAATTTAAATTTGAAAAAACTAAGGAACTACTAGCATATCTTGTTCATAGAAAGGGAGCAAGGTGCAGTTCAAAGGAAGTTATTGCAAATTTATGGGAAGATGATGGGCATGATTCTTATTACAGAATGCTAAAAAAAGATTTACAAGATGTTTTAAATAGCTTAGGATGTGGAAATATAATATATAGTGAAAGAGGAAAAATTGGACTTGCAAATTTACAGTGTATTCAGTGTGATTATTTTAAATGGATTGAAAATGCAGAAGAGGGAAGAAAATTGTATCATGGAGAGTATATGGAACAATATTCATGGGGTAGTGAAACTAATGCTTTTTTAGATATGGATAAATACAAAGAATAAGAAATTAGAAAAAAATGTTTGAAAAAAATAAAAATATTTCTAATCATTGACACTTCTTTGACGGAGTAGGTGATATAGTAAAAATGTAATTATATAAATTATATTTTTAGGGGGGTATTTTTAATGAGTGAAAGTAGCAAGGTTAGATTACCTAATAAGGTAGAGGCTATAATTCCAATTGTTTTTCTTTTAACAGTGATGATTACAAACTATGCTTTAGGGTGGGGACTTGATCCACATATTCCTGTAACTCTTTCATGTGGAGTTGCTATGATTATTGGAAAATTATGCGGATATGATTACAAGGATATGCTTGCAGCAGGACTTGAAGCTGTTAACCAATCTTTAGAAGCAATAATTATAATTCTTCTTGTAGGATGTTTAATAGGATCATTTACAGCATGTGGAACTATTCCAGCAGTTGTATATTATGGATTAAAACTTCTTACACCAGCTATATTTCTTCCTTTTGTAACAATTCTTTGTGCAGTTGTTGGAATTGCTCTTGGATCGGCTTGGACTGTAACAGCAACACTTGGAATTGCATTTATGGCAATAGGAACAACAATGGGATTGAATCCAGCACTTATAGCAGGAGCTATTCTTTCTGGAGCATGTTGTGGAGATAAATTTTCACCACTTTCTGACTCAACAAATCTAGCTGCTGGTTCTGCACAAACAGGACTTTTTGATCATGTGGCAGCTATGGTAACTACAACTTTTCCTAGTTTAGTTATAGCTGTAATTTTATATACATTCTTCTCACTTTCAAAAGTGGGAACATATGATCCTTCATTAGCAACTGAGTTATCAAGTGCAATATTAGATCATTATACATATATGAGTCCAATTCTACTTATTCCTATTTTACTGATAGTAGTAGTAGCAGTAATAAAAATGCCAGCTATTCCTTCAGTAGTTTTACTTTCATTACTTGGATGTATATTTGCTATAATATTCCAAGGAACTGGAATTGCTGATTGTATTAAGATACTTCATTATGGTTATGAAGCTGAATCTAGTAATGCTCTATTTTATAAACTTGTAAATAGAGGTGGAATGGATAGCATGCTTTGGACTAATAACCTTGTAATTGTTGCTGTTGCATTTGGTGGAATACTTCAAAAAATAGGTTCAGTAGAGTCATTACTTGGTGGATTAATAAAGAAAGTAAAAACTCCATTCCAATTAGTTCTTGTTACAATTGCAACTGGGGTATTCTGTATTACAACTATGTGTGACCAATATTTAGGATTGATAATTCCAGCATCAATGTATAAAGATAATTATGATGAGATGGGACTTGGTAGAAATATGCTTTCAAGAACTCTTGAAGATGGTGGAACTTTATGGTCACCACTTGTTCCGTGGTCATCATGTGGAGCATACCATGCAGCAGTACTTGGAGTACCAACACTTGCATACCTACCATATTGCTTTATGAATATAATAAATCCTATCTATGCTATTGTTACTTTAAGTTGGGGTGGAAATATTCTATATGCTGATGGATCAAGAACAAACTTATTTGGTAAATTAAAGAAAGGTCGTGGACCTGCTCAAGCTCCAGAAAAAGCATATGAAAAAGCTATGAAAGCTCTTGCTAAAATAAGAAATTCTGAAGGAGTAAAAGCATTATAAATATTAAGATTTTAAAGTGAGGAAATATGATGGAATATTATGGAATTATGCCAGAACGAAAATTATGGGTGAAAGTTGCAGTTATAATATTTGCTATCTACACTATTTATAGCTCAATTGCAAATCGCAATCTATTTTATTTACCCTTTGGAGTTATTATGATTTTTGCAACTTTTTCAAATAGAAAACATATAATTTCACAAGAGGGAGTAGATATTCTTTATACTATTTGTGGGGCTCAATTTCATAATAGATGGAGTTGGAATGAGATAGAGAATATTCATACTGATTCAATTACTTCAAAACTAAATGTAGAACTACATTTTGGAAAGGGTATGATAGGAAGAAGATTTATTCTATCAAAAGAGGATAGTGAAAAGGTACTAGCTCTTGCTAAAAAAATAAATTCTAAGATCTATATTTCTGAAATAAAAAAGAGATAATATTTTAAAAGGGATTGATTTCTATAAATTAGAGATCAATCCCTTTTACTTTATATTAGAAAATATAAAGTATATTTTTTAAAATTATATAATAATAAAATGTTAAATTGCATTATAAATAATACTTTTATTTTAAATAAATTATTAAAAATAAAAGATATTAGTATTGTTAATAAAATGAAATTATTAAATATATTTTAATATAAAAAAGTAGTATAATAAAAGAGTAGAATTAGAATAGAATTATTTTTATATAATTTATTATGAATAAAAAGGAGCATAGAGAAAATGTTAATTACTGAAAACTTTAATGTTAAAGTGGATATTAAAATAAATGATATTTTAGAATCAGATAAGATAAATTTTAATATTTCAACAAAAAATGAGATGATAAATAGAATAGTTTCATACTATTTAAAATTTGAAATTACAGGGATAGAAGAGGAAATTAAGAAAAGTTTAAAAAATAGGATAGGAAGTATTAAAACTAAATTAGAGATTGCAAATATTATTGAGATTATATATGAATTAAAAAAAGCTGAAGTAACCAAAGAAAAAGAGTATTTCCAATTAAATTTTAGATTAAATAAAGATACATTTAAAGACTATGAAGATTATATTTTAGATCTTGAAGAAGAAAAAATAAATATTACTAAATTTTTTAGAGAGATATTTGAATGGTATTGTAATAAAAAGCAGTATGAAAGAGAAAAAATTCTTTATTATAAAACAATTGAAAGTATAGAAAAGCAACTTTTAGAAAAAAATTTAAGAAAGAGAAGTTTAAAAATAAATATAAAAACTTTAGAAAATAAACCAGTAGAAATAGTTCCACTAGGAATAGTTACTTCTAAAAATGAAAATTACTCATATTTATTAGGATATAGTGAAATAACAGATAAGGTAACATTAAAAGAAACAGGAAAATTTGCAATATTTCCAACTAGAATTTCTAATATAATAAATTTAAAAGAGGGAAAGAGATTTGAAATAGTAGATGATGAAAAAATAGATAACCCTTCTTTATATCTAGTAGGAAAAAGTACCATAGCAAAAGCAAATGAGATGATAAATAATAGAGTTGTAAGCTATGGAGAAGAGAATAAAATAAAATTAGCATTAACTTCAGAGGGAAAAAAGAGATTAGAGATTATTCTTCATAAT
This sequence is a window from Fusobacterium varium. Protein-coding genes within it:
- a CDS encoding ABC transporter ATP-binding protein; its protein translation is MKKVLSCEDIEFKYQINSKNNIIDGFSYDFLEGKVYLISGFSGCGKSTLAYILSGLYPEHKGVMSKGKVLLLNRDMSEYLPNERVKDIMMMFQNSDAQFCMEKVKDEIIFCLENIECPVEKMDELVDRVLTEMDILYLKDRNLSSLSGGEKQKVALAIILAISPKIIILDEPFANVDYESSQEIIKKLKRLNEESKTTIIAIDHRISLWKDIDYEFLYLGKGCKFLDDTSYFELEDSEEIKENRESLKDKEVVLELENISIGYGEKNLLENCSLIAKEGEIISLIGKSGAGKSSLLLNIARLTKIKNGTIKFLGKDIKKWKTKEILKNIGIVFQNPQNQFITYKVIDELIFSMKQNEKDEKKLLEKAEELLKQFNLYEYRNYSPFSLSQGQQRKVAVLSMLAGDQKILLCDEPTYGQDNRTSREIMEFLKKRANEGLTIIIVSHDRNLVYEYSDSIYEVTEEKELRRVR
- a CDS encoding energy-coupling factor transporter transmembrane protein EcfT, coding for MLKLNPAYKGLTLFLISLILSFEYNYYFNFGIFLVMILLMLINKVSIKKIILAFLPVIFLAVGVFFTGFLHSGESTDVTSLTKIVVVIGDAETGMQLAMRIMAFASIGLFFVFTTDPRLFILSLNQQFKLPRNFAYGILAAYSFIPIVKQEYQNMRFAYRARGVEKNIFMLPMLVTAVRSSESIAMAMESKGFNSRGNRSEYIKLSVSIWDYITLVVGTLIVLVGTIIF
- a CDS encoding histidine kinase translates to MKETYLQSYLIENYIFIAMVIGTFFVASMKSAVDRFLKRQLVINMSLLLILSIIEFYLDYHKNQVLIGKNFIILKLIYYSLKPLIMGIVVSVMKPKNKLIYIPAILNFLFYCSLILNNRLFSFDILNSFGSELWKYGYIVTNWIYWIILLFVLDLKFYRNTKVNPLSAFFAILWLMSANIIDAIGGKIGIMNHTYAVIFLFYYLVVHVQISQQINEEKEIKLKEQRMSLMLSQIQPHFLYNTLNTITALCRINPKLAEETTIKFSKYLRENMHNMGKNDTQLFSKELEHTNIYLDIEKLRFGDRVKVEYDIKTDDFNMPTLTLQPIVENAVKHGICNKVEGGTIKISTEKKGKDHIITISDNGIGFEMGKALNDGRTHVGIQNVKERLKTIVDAELEITSFIGIGTVVKIIIPGKKKYMRLESGKRREILSIGR
- a CDS encoding response regulator, encoding MKYLVLDDEVLAGEYLATLIKEVDEKAKVIVINNPIKALEIIKESFDVCFIDIQMPGLNGIEFANELKKLHSKINIIFVTGYSNYMGEAFKLDASDYIMKPANVEQIQHALENLRYSVSENISPEKEKRIQITCFGNFEVLIDGNPVKFKFEKTKELLAYLVHRKGARCSSKEVIANLWEDDGHDSYYRMLKKDLQDVLNSLGCGNIIYSERGKIGLANLQCIQCDYFKWIENAEEGRKLYHGEYMEQYSWGSETNAFLDMDKYKE
- the nhaC gene encoding Na+/H+ antiporter NhaC produces the protein MSESSKVRLPNKVEAIIPIVFLLTVMITNYALGWGLDPHIPVTLSCGVAMIIGKLCGYDYKDMLAAGLEAVNQSLEAIIIILLVGCLIGSFTACGTIPAVVYYGLKLLTPAIFLPFVTILCAVVGIALGSAWTVTATLGIAFMAIGTTMGLNPALIAGAILSGACCGDKFSPLSDSTNLAAGSAQTGLFDHVAAMVTTTFPSLVIAVILYTFFSLSKVGTYDPSLATELSSAILDHYTYMSPILLIPILLIVVVAVIKMPAIPSVVLLSLLGCIFAIIFQGTGIADCIKILHYGYEAESSNALFYKLVNRGGMDSMLWTNNLVIVAVAFGGILQKIGSVESLLGGLIKKVKTPFQLVLVTIATGVFCITTMCDQYLGLIIPASMYKDNYDEMGLGRNMLSRTLEDGGTLWSPLVPWSSCGAYHAAVLGVPTLAYLPYCFMNIINPIYAIVTLSWGGNILYADGSRTNLFGKLKKGRGPAQAPEKAYEKAMKALAKIRNSEGVKAL
- a CDS encoding WYL domain-containing protein; protein product: MLITENFNVKVDIKINDILESDKINFNISTKNEMINRIVSYYLKFEITGIEEEIKKSLKNRIGSIKTKLEIANIIEIIYELKKAEVTKEKEYFQLNFRLNKDTFKDYEDYILDLEEEKINITKFFREIFEWYCNKKQYEREKILYYKTIESIEKQLLEKNLRKRSLKINIKTLENKPVEIVPLGIVTSKNENYSYLLGYSEITDKVTLKETGKFAIFPTRISNIINLKEGKRFEIVDDEKIDNPSLYLVGKSTIAKANEMINNRVVSYGEENKIKLALTSEGKKRLEIILHNRPFNLNKICNLNEAGCKVKEDDERAVIYEKQICEGEEKHIYTFNSTYFAVKAYFLSFGKECTILEPEKLRDEFKEHYLQAIENYNKN